The following proteins come from a genomic window of Scomber japonicus isolate fScoJap1 chromosome 4, fScoJap1.pri, whole genome shotgun sequence:
- the htr6 gene encoding 5-hydroxytryptamine receptor 6, which translates to MADSHLSGYVGSYNSSSPTTSAWNVTGSGPWLLAFMLTVIILMTVCGNMLLIALVFAHRSLRCTSNCFLVSLFLSDLMVALVVMPPAMLNVLCGAWVLWPAFCPVWLCFDVMCCSASILNLCVISLDRYLFIISPLRYKQRMTPPRALLLVGAAWGLAALASFLPIEMNWHSLGLGSGHSSVPGVSSSNMSSYSDTLYPASYFQLSPSGGLSFQCRLRVTLPFALVASVLTFFLPSSAICFTYCRILLAAHRQAKRVAALSHPPHPHPSLGEPSRPPSPGGAAGQAHQDGDDCSHQEPPVSQNVPPSVNSERRLAHRQGRRALKASLTLGVLLGLFFSAWLPFFITNMAQAVCECVPPALFDAITWLGYCNSTMNPIIYPLFMRDFKQALGRLLPCCSSRSPRRPSPALSLSLRNSGDPNLASDPTSPLASDPTHPPATATDAVNLLDAEHAGIELPLLLPNQVDTLD; encoded by the exons ATGGCTGACTCTCATTTGTCTGGCTACGTGGGAAGCTACAACAGCAGCTCTCCCACCACCAGCGCTTGGAACGTTACTGGCAGTGGTCCGTGGTTACTGGCCTTTATGCTGACTGTGATCATCCTCATGACAGTCTGTGGCAACATGTTACTCATTGCTTTGGTGTTCGCCCATCGCTCTTTGCGGTGCACCTCCAACTGTTTCTTGGTGTCTCTGTTCCTGTCTGACCTAATGGTGGCACTGGTGGTCATGCCCCCAGCCATGCTCAATGTGCTGTGTGGTGCCTGGGTGCTGTGGCCAGCCTTTTGCCCGGTCTGGCTATGCTTTGATGTCATGTGCTGTAGTGCATCCATTCTCAACCTCTGTGTGATCAGCCTGGACCGTTACCTCTTCATCATCTCACCACTGCGCTACAAGCAGAGGATGACTCCACCTCGGGCATTGCTCCTGGTTGGAGCTGCTTGGGGGTTGGCAGCACTGGCCTCTTTCCTGCCCATTGAGATGAATTGGCACAGCCTAGGTCTTGGGAGTGGACACTCATCGGTTCCTGGGGTCAGCAGTTCCAATATGAGCTCCTACTCTGACACACTGTACCCAGCGTCCTACTTTCAGCTTTCACCATCTGGAGGTCTTTCCTTCCAGTGTCGCCTACGGGTCACCCTGCCCTTTGCTCTAGTGGCATCTGTACTCACATTCTTTTTGCCCTCCAGTGCCATTTGCTTCACTTACTGTCGGATTCTTCTGGCAGCACATAGACAGGCGAAGAGGGTCGCAGCACTGAGCCACCCACCACACCCACATCCTTCACTTGGGGAACCTTCCCGGCCTCCTTCACCTGGGGGTGCAGCAGGGCAAGCTCACCAGGACGGAGACGACTGCAGTCACCAGGAGCCTCCCGTTTCACAAAATGTACCG CCGTCAGTGAACAGTGAGCGTCGTCTGGCTCACAGGCAGGGTCGGAGGGCACTGAAGGCCAGTCTGACCCTAGGAGTCCTCTTGGGACTCTTCTTCAGCGCTTGGTTGCCCTTTTTCATCACCAACATGGCTCAG GCAGTGTGCGAGTGCGTCCCCCCTGCGCTCTTTGATGCCATCACCTGGCTGGGATACTGCAACAGCACAATGAACCCCATCATTTACCCATTGTTCATGAGAGACTTCAAGCAAGCTCTGGGAAGGCTCTTACCCTGCTGCTCCTCACGGTCACCCAGACGACCCTCACCGGcgctttccctctctctccgcAACTCAGGAGATCCGAACCTGGCCAGCGACCCCACCTCCCCTCTGGCCTCCGACCCTACCCACCCCCCAGCTACCGCCACTGACGCTGTCAACTTGTTGGATGCAGAGCATGCTGGGATTGAGTTGCCTCTGCTTCTGCCCAATCAGGTGGACACACTGGATTGA